The window GGCCGGCAAGCAATTTGCCCCGTCAACTCCCCCTCGCTGGCGCGTCGGGCTAGTATGGGTGGGACGCCATTGTGAGTGAGACGGTTGGCGCGACTTTGACCTTCGGATTTCGTTCTTCGACAGTCCCCTAATGCCTCTTCTCGACATTCATCACGTCAGCCGCAATTTCGGGAGAGTGCAGGCGCTGCGGGATGTGACTATCGTGCTGGAGCCGGGGGCTATCGGGCTGGTCGGGAACAACGGCGCCGGCAAGTCGACGCTGCTCAAAGTGCTGCTCGGGCTGCTCAAGCCGGACGCCGGCAACGGCACGATTTTGGATTGCGATATTCGGCACAATTCCCGGGCGCTGCGCGGCCGCGTGGGGTATATGCCGGAGGCCGCGGCCGTAGTGTCGATGCTCAAGGGAGTCGAGTTCGTCACGCTCTCCGGCGACCTCTACGGCATGCCGCACCGTGACGCCCGGCGCCGCGCCCACGAGGTGTTGAACTACGTCGGCCTGGGCGAGCTGCGCTATCGTCGGCTGGAAGAATACTCCGCCGGCAACCTGCAGCGATTGAAACTGGCCGCCGCGTTAGTGCATGACCCGCAGTTGTTGTTGTTGGACGAACCGACCAACGGACTGGACCCCGCCGGCCGGATGGCGATGTTGCGATTGATCGAGGACCTGATCGCGGAAACCGGCAAGAGCGTGATCCTCTGCACGCATTTACTGAGCGACGTGGAACAACTTTGCGAACAACTCGTGGTGCTGCATCGCGGTACGGTCGTGCAGAGCGGCCCGATGGCGGTGCTGTGTGCGCAGACGGCGAATCGCTATGAGATCGGCTGGGACGGAGACTCGGCCGCGATGCTCGCGGCGCTTAAGGCGCGCGGTCACGTTGTGGTCGCTCAGCCGGAAGAGAATCGGGCCGTAGTTACCACGCGAAACGGCTGGGAAACCCGGGATTTCTTTCTTCTCGCACAAGCGGCCGGCGCGACCATTACCCATCTGCGGCCCGAAGAAGAAGACCTGGAGCAACTGTTCTTCCGAGTGACTTCGGCGTCAAACGCAGCTACCACCGCGCAGTCTACTTAGCATCGCACACAACCCGAATCGTTTATTTTGCACCACTGGATTCCGTAACTCACATGGGCATCGACGTCGCACATTATCACGGCTGGCAGGGCGAATTGGAATCGCCGTGGTGGAGCTGCCTCGCCTTGGTACGTGTGGCGATTCTGCAAGTGCTGCGGCGGCGCGTATATTGGTTCGTGCTGGCGCTCGGGATGCTGAACTTCCTGATTTTCTGGTCGATCATCTACGCCACGACGCAGTTGCCGATTCCTCCGGAGGCCCGCGGTGAGTTGTTGAATCGATTCGACTTCCGCACGCAGCCGGACATCGCCAAGGACTCCGGCTATGTCAAGTTCATGGAAGGGCAAAGCCTGATCGTGATGATCCTGCTCGCCTTTTCCGGCAGCTTACTCGTCGGCGCGGACTTTCGCACTCGAGCGCTGCCGTTCTACTTGTCCCGGCGGATCGATCGCGCGCACTGCATCATCGGAAAGCTGCTGGCGGTCAGTTCGTTGATTGCGCTCTTGACCAGCCTGCCGGCGTTGTTGCTGTTCGTCGAGTACGGCATGTTCACCTCGTCGTTTGACTATTGGCTCGACAATTGGGAAATCGCGGTTTCGATTCTCAGCTACGGGCTCGTACTCTGCGTCGTATTGAGCATTTGGATCGTGACGCTCTCGGCGTATTTGCAAACGATCGCGCCGATTGCGATCACCTGGTCCTGCCTGTTCGTCTTGATGAGCGGCATGGCGAACGCGATTCGCCGCACGACGGACAACCGCTATTGGGAATTGCTCGACCCCTGGCGCGATATCCGCTACGTCGGCCGCCTGATCTTCGGCGGTTTCGAGCGCGAAATGGACCGGGAACTCGCCATCTGGGCCGCCTGGATCGTCGGCGGAATCTGCCTCGCCTGCCTGGCGCTACTCGTCCGCCGCGTCCGCGCCGTCGACGTGGTCGAGTAGTAGTTCGGCACTCGCTCCGATAGAGCCGGGAACGTAAGTGACCGGAGCGCGACCTACTCTGACGTTGATTGCACAGAAACGGGCCGCCCGTGGGAGAGGGGGGGGGCTATCGCGGGAGTCAATCGAGCCCACGGGCGGCGCGGCTGAGTTCCTGGTGCGCCAGGGTAGGAAAGGAGAGTGAACTCCGCCGCATACGTTCCTGCTGTCGGGCAGGATTTTAACAAGCAAATATGCGGACTTGATGAGCGCGCCGCGAAAGTTACTTGCGGATTAGCCGCATACCTGATGAGGAGAAGATGGCGAATCGAAATCGCGCTCAGCCCATCAACTGCTCAACGCGTTCACGGAGATAATCAATACTCTCCTTCGCCAATCGCTCCGGCCCGGGGCTGTAGTCGAACACTTCGACGGAGACCCAACCGCGGTAGTCGATCTGCGCCAGCGCTTCGA of the Planctomycetia bacterium genome contains:
- a CDS encoding ABC transporter ATP-binding protein; the protein is MPLLDIHHVSRNFGRVQALRDVTIVLEPGAIGLVGNNGAGKSTLLKVLLGLLKPDAGNGTILDCDIRHNSRALRGRVGYMPEAAAVVSMLKGVEFVTLSGDLYGMPHRDARRRAHEVLNYVGLGELRYRRLEEYSAGNLQRLKLAAALVHDPQLLLLDEPTNGLDPAGRMAMLRLIEDLIAETGKSVILCTHLLSDVEQLCEQLVVLHRGTVVQSGPMAVLCAQTANRYEIGWDGDSAAMLAALKARGHVVVAQPEENRAVVTTRNGWETRDFFLLAQAAGATITHLRPEEEDLEQLFFRVTSASNAATTAQST